Proteins co-encoded in one Juglans regia cultivar Chandler chromosome 16, Walnut 2.0, whole genome shotgun sequence genomic window:
- the LOC108979489 gene encoding uncharacterized protein LOC108979489, producing MGIGVVMRDEHGELLVSLCAQKRIVTSPLVAEFQALWCAMQLCADLNLSKVVFEGDALSVIKAVNDTEASWEWHGQLVENIKGILKNRSNWTVTHTYRECNSVAHFLAKSSLLVNEETIWIEEDPIGIQYYVQKDKDVTVEEE from the coding sequence ATGGGGATTGGTGTAGTGATGAGAGATGAGCATGGAGAGCTGTTGGTCTCACTGTGTGCTCAGAAGAGGATAGTAACCTCCCCTCTAGTAGCTGAGTTTCAGGCTCTTTGGTGTGCTATGCAATTGTGTGCAGATTTGAACCTATCGAAAGTGGtctttgaaggggatgctctgAGTGTGATTAAAGCAGTGAATGATACTGAAGCTAGCTGGGAATGGCATGGTCAATTGGTTGAAAACATTAAAGGGATTTTGAAGAATAGATCTAACTGGACAGTTACACATACTTATAGGGAATGTAATAGTGTAGCTCACTTTCTAGCTAAATCTTCTTTACTTGTAAATGAGGAAACAATTTGGATAGAAGAAGACCCTATAGGCATACAGTATTATGTTCAAAAGGATAAAGATGTAACAGTTGAAGAAGAATGA